From a single Arachis hypogaea cultivar Tifrunner chromosome 3, arahy.Tifrunner.gnm2.J5K5, whole genome shotgun sequence genomic region:
- the LOC112790768 gene encoding uncharacterized protein At4g10930 isoform X3 — MESTMVECNPEHINNQCQAEDSFSRKVCVSVADAGETAVVVSMVDGHKWVPSTSEKSLLPLELGREQLTASCILDSDTTNQQKAMEKKIMSPIVKEQELELCLSHNVSGSLSSKSLEHNDRKESAHGARSGPSNLDETKLADESHVKTSPSRNESDMGLHLGLSVGSFLSVDNVDKDGIKDHTTGVKHLSSDECSMEGDVIENDVKKDNTSVTAGKRKHVDHSNDGGHLKVDGDVKPELPIEVSQKKIRAAGGQMTSINNSADAQLSDNGQKSSALNHSASKEVVRPTIMNIVKGTNRRLSKGPTGTNSSDNVTRKDENMAGLRVKKIMKRVADDGESSLIVQNLRKEIREAVRNKSSINFEGNIDTKLLAAFRVAIAGPKTEPVNKLTPSALKAKKSMLQKGTVREHLTKKIFGTSNGKRKRAWDRDCEIEFWKYRCMRATRPEKIETLKSVLDLLRKNSESTQGPECQAKDTILSRLYLADTSVFPRKDDVKPLSVLKTDASSEQTKQNNPSGTDIKNLSCNARVCSSETKVDKKIIHGSASDNSASRKTSVSSSAGAKVNAKELGLKSDSTKSDKKKWALEFLAKKTAADSKRTANGSQEDNALFKDKFPLLAQLPADMRPVLGPSCHNKIPISVRQTQLYRLTERLLRNTNLPVIRRTADTELAVADAINIEKEVADRSSSKLVYLNLCSQELRHRANNTKSDVAEDTNPPESPAKLPDQLEHNADDCSTDPAVEALKNAGLLSDSPPSSPHDNREIGNENDTSGPDNILELDSHPELDIYGDFEYDLEDEDYIGVSKVLNPKPEESDSKVKLVFSTMNSKSDTAVDDTDCKGSLNSEVLRDASGSTTSHIETVPRDSATDAEIGRPSASVSSELCESAVEPADSEFEELYGPDKEPLIKKFPDAEPRTTCGEGKKETPSEATDKSNVSETGKNSPGKEEKSDDMSAKQSECDSINHVTKKVEAYIKEHMRPLCKSGVITAEQYRWAVAKTTEKVMKYHCKAKNANFLIKEGEKVKKLAEQYAEAAQQNRKN; from the exons ATGGAGAGCACGATGGTAGAATGTAACCCAGAGCATATTAACAATCAATGTCAGGCTGAGGATTCCTTTTCAAGAAAAGTTTGTGTGTCTGTTGCTGATGCGGGAGAGACAGCTGTTGTTGTTTCAATGGTTGATGGACATAAATGGGTTCCATCAACAAGCGAGAAAAGCCTATTGCCTCTTGAACTTGGCAGGGAACAATTGACTGCATCATGTATATTAGATTCTGACACAACTAATCAGCAGAAAGCAATGGAGAAGAAGATTATGTCACCAATTGTGAAGGAACAAGAGCTGGAGTTGTGCTTATCACACAATGTATCTGGTAGCCTAAGTTCTAAATCCTTGGAGCATAATGATCGAAAGGAAAGTGCTCATGGAGCAAGGAGTGGACCAAGTAACCTTGATGAAACCAAGTTAGCTGATGAGTCCCATGTCAAAACTAGTCCTTCTAGAAATGAATCTGATATGGGTCTTCATCTTGGTTTATCAGTGGGCTCTTTCCTATCAG TTGATAATGTGGACAAGGATGGAATAAAAGATCACACAACTGGTGTCAAGCACCTGAGTTCAGATGAATGTTCTATGGAAG GAGATGTAATTGAAAATGATGTTAAGAAGGATAATACTAGTGTAACTGCTGGGAAGAGAAAGCATGTTGATCACAG CAATGATGGAGGTCATTTGAAAGTTGATGGGGATGTGAAGCCTGAACTTCCAATTGAAGTGTCTCAAAAGAAAATTAGAGCTGCTGGTGGTCAAATGACTAGTATTAATAACTCAGCTGATGCCCAGCTTTCAGACAATGGTCAAAAGAGCTCTGCTTTGAACCATTCTGCATCCAAGGAGGTTGTCAGACCAACTATAATGAATATAGTTAAAGGTACAAACCGTAGGCTTTCCAAGGGACCTACTGGCACTAATTCGTCTGACAATGTGACTAGAAAGGATGAAAATATGGCTGGATTGAGGGTAAAAAAGATCATGAAGAGAGTTGCTGATGATGGAGAATCATCCTTGATAGTTCAAAATCTAAGGAAGGAAATTAGAGAAGCTGTCCGTAACAAATCCTCTATAAACTTTGAGGGAAATATTGATACAAAGCTTCTTGCAGCATTCAGGGTTGCTATAGCTGGACCCAAAACTGAACCTGTAAATAAGTTAACCCCTTCAGCTTTAAAGGCAAAGAAGTCGATGTTGCAGAAAGGAACGGTACGTGAGCATCTTACAAAGAAAATTTTTGGGACTtcaaatggaaaaagaaagcgtGCATGGGATAGGGACTGTGAAATTGAGTTTTGGAAATATCGGTGCATGAGGGCTACAAGGCCTgaaaaaattgaaactttaaaatcAGTTCTAGATCTACTAAGAAAAAATTCAGAGTCAACACAGGGTCCTGAATGTCAGGCCAAGGATACTATTCTTTCCAGGTTGTATCTAGCAGATACATCTGTTTTCCCACGGAAAGATGATGTCAAGCCCCTCTCTGTACTTAAAACTGATGCTAGCTCAGAGCAGACTAAACAAAATAACCCGTCAGGAACAGATATAAAAAATCTTTCATGCAATGCCAGAGTTTGTTCATCTGAAACAAAAGTAGATAAGAAGATTATACATGGTTCAGCTAGTGATAATTCGGCTTCTCGTAAGACATCAGTTTCTTCTTCAGCTGGTGCCAAAGTAAATGCAAAGGAATTAGGACTTAAATCAGATTCTACGAAGAGTGATAAAAAGAAATGGGCTTTAGAGTTTCTTGCTAAGAAAACAGCTGCTGATAGCAAAAGGACGGCAAATGGAAGTCAAGAAGACAATGCACTTTTTAAAGATAAATTTCCTTTGCTT GCCCAGCTACCGGCTGATATGAGACCAGTACTGGGACCTTCTTGTCACAATAAAATTCCAATATCAGTGAGGCAG ACACAGCTTTACCGCCTGACAGAGCGCTTGTTGAGGAACACAAATCTGCCAGTCATTCGCAGAACTGCAGATACAGAATTGGCTGTTGCAGATGCAATCAATATTGAAAAGGAGGTTGCTGACAGATCGAGCAGCAAGCTTGTGTATTTGAACCTCTGCTCACAAGAGCTCCGACATCGTGCAAATAACACAAAATCCGATGTAGCTGAAGATACAAATCCCCCGGAGTCACCTGCCAAGCTTCCTGATCAATTAGAACATAATGCTGATGATTGTTCAACCGACCCTGCTGTTGAAGCCTTGAAAAATGCTGGTCTATTGTCTGATTCACCGCCTAGCAGTCCACATGATAACAGAGAAATAGGTAATGAAAATGATACTTCAGGGCCTGATAATATACTTGAATTGGATTCTCATCCTGAGCTGGACATTTATGGTGATTTTGAGTATGATTTGGAAGATGAAGACTACATTGGGGTTTCAAAGGTCTTAAACCCAAAACCAGAGGAAAGTGACTCGAAAGTGAAACTTGTTTTCTCCACCATGAACTCGAAGTCAGATACAGCTGTGGATGACACAGACTGTAAAGGGTCCCTTAACAGTGAAGTACTACGGGATGCCTCCGGCTCAACAACCTCTCACATCGAAACAGTCCCTAGGGACTCAGCAACTGATGCAGAGATTGGCAGGCCTTCTGCTTCGGTTTCTTCTGAGTTATGTGAGAGTGCTGTCGAGCCAGCTGATTCCGAATTTGAAGAATTATATGGCCCTGACAAAGAACCACTCATAAAAAAATTTCCAGATGCCGAACCAAGAACAACATGTGGAGAGGGCAAGAAAGAAACACCAAGTGAGGCCACTGACAAATCTAATGTATCTGAAACTGGTAAAAATTCCCcaggaaaagaagagaaatctGATGATATGAGTGCGAAGCAGTCTGAGTGTGACTCGATAAACCATGTAACAAAGAAG GTAGAAGCCTATATCAAGGAGCATATGAGGCCACTGTGCAAGAGTGGTGTGATCACAGCAGAACAATACAGGTGGGCAGTCGCAAAAACAACAGAGAAGGTTATGAAGTATCATTGCAAAGCAAAGAATGCTAATTTCCTCATAAAGGAAGGTGAGAAAGTAAAGAAGCTTGCAGAGCAGTATGCCGAAGCAGCCCAACAGAACAGAAAAAATTGA
- the LOC112790768 gene encoding uncharacterized protein At4g10930 isoform X1 codes for MEMELEAEAEADFMTNDMLTLPHDPFDPNHIHDDDNLAIEGERCGICMDIVIDRGVLDCCQHWFCFVCIDNWATITNLCPLCQNEFQLITCVPVYDTIGGNKVEDDSFSRDDEWSIEGKNNTLSFPSYYIDENAVTCLDGDGCKVRSGLETIEGDSDLDTSIACDSCDTWYHAFCVGFDTEGTSESTWLCPRCVVGEVSKGRDTDSMESTMVECNPEHINNQCQAEDSFSRKVCVSVADAGETAVVVSMVDGHKWVPSTSEKSLLPLELGREQLTASCILDSDTTNQQKAMEKKIMSPIVKEQELELCLSHNVSGSLSSKSLEHNDRKESAHGARSGPSNLDETKLADESHVKTSPSRNESDMGLHLGLSVGSFLSVDNVDKDGIKDHTTGVKHLSSDECSMEGDVIENDVKKDNTSVTAGKRKHVDHSNDGGHLKVDGDVKPELPIEVSQKKIRAAGGQMTSINNSADAQLSDNGQKSSALNHSASKEVVRPTIMNIVKGTNRRLSKGPTGTNSSDNVTRKDENMAGLRVKKIMKRVADDGESSLIVQNLRKEIREAVRNKSSINFEGNIDTKLLAAFRVAIAGPKTEPVNKLTPSALKAKKSMLQKGTVREHLTKKIFGTSNGKRKRAWDRDCEIEFWKYRCMRATRPEKIETLKSVLDLLRKNSESTQGPECQAKDTILSRLYLADTSVFPRKDDVKPLSVLKTDASSEQTKQNNPSGTDIKNLSCNARVCSSETKVDKKIIHGSASDNSASRKTSVSSSAGAKVNAKELGLKSDSTKSDKKKWALEFLAKKTAADSKRTANGSQEDNALFKDKFPLLAQLPADMRPVLGPSCHNKIPISVRQTQLYRLTERLLRNTNLPVIRRTADTELAVADAINIEKEVADRSSSKLVYLNLCSQELRHRANNTKSDVAEDTNPPESPAKLPDQLEHNADDCSTDPAVEALKNAGLLSDSPPSSPHDNREIGNENDTSGPDNILELDSHPELDIYGDFEYDLEDEDYIGVSKVLNPKPEESDSKVKLVFSTMNSKSDTAVDDTDCKGSLNSEVLRDASGSTTSHIETVPRDSATDAEIGRPSASVSSELCESAVEPADSEFEELYGPDKEPLIKKFPDAEPRTTCGEGKKETPSEATDKSNVSETGKNSPGKEEKSDDMSAKQSECDSINHVTKKVEAYIKEHMRPLCKSGVITAEQYRWAVAKTTEKVMKYHCKAKNANFLIKEGEKVKKLAEQYAEAAQQNRKN; via the exons ATGGAAATGGAATTGGAAGCTGAAGCTGAAGCTGATTTTATGACGAATGACATGCTCACACTCCCACACGATCCCTTTGATCCCAACCACATCCATGATGAT GATAATTTGGCTATTGAAGGCGAAAGATGTGGAATATGCATGGATATCGTCATTGATAGGGGAGTTCTCGATTGCTGTCAGCATTG GTTCTGTTTTGTATGCATTGATAACTGGGCTACAATCACTAATCTCTGCCCACTTTGCCAGAACGAGTTTCAGTTGATCACTTGTGTACCA GTTTATGATACCATTGGAGGCAATAAAGTTGAAGATGACTCATTCTCCAG AGATGACGAATGGTCCATTGAAGGGAAGAACAATACATTATCGTTTCCCTCCTACTACATTGATGAAAAT GCAGTTACTTGTTTGGATGGTGATGGCTGCAAAGTTCGAAGTGGATTGGAAACTATTGAAGGAGATTCTGATCTTGATACATCAATTGCATGTGATTCATGTGATACATG GTACCATGCCTTCTGTGTGGGATTTGATACAGAAGGTACATCTGAAAGTACATGGTTATGTCCAAG ATGCGTGGTCGGTGAAGTTTCTAAAGGAAGAGACACTGATTCAATGGAGAGCACGATGGTAGAATGTAACCCAGAGCATATTAACAATCAATGTCAGGCTGAGGATTCCTTTTCAAGAAAAGTTTGTGTGTCTGTTGCTGATGCGGGAGAGACAGCTGTTGTTGTTTCAATGGTTGATGGACATAAATGGGTTCCATCAACAAGCGAGAAAAGCCTATTGCCTCTTGAACTTGGCAGGGAACAATTGACTGCATCATGTATATTAGATTCTGACACAACTAATCAGCAGAAAGCAATGGAGAAGAAGATTATGTCACCAATTGTGAAGGAACAAGAGCTGGAGTTGTGCTTATCACACAATGTATCTGGTAGCCTAAGTTCTAAATCCTTGGAGCATAATGATCGAAAGGAAAGTGCTCATGGAGCAAGGAGTGGACCAAGTAACCTTGATGAAACCAAGTTAGCTGATGAGTCCCATGTCAAAACTAGTCCTTCTAGAAATGAATCTGATATGGGTCTTCATCTTGGTTTATCAGTGGGCTCTTTCCTATCAG TTGATAATGTGGACAAGGATGGAATAAAAGATCACACAACTGGTGTCAAGCACCTGAGTTCAGATGAATGTTCTATGGAAG GAGATGTAATTGAAAATGATGTTAAGAAGGATAATACTAGTGTAACTGCTGGGAAGAGAAAGCATGTTGATCACAG CAATGATGGAGGTCATTTGAAAGTTGATGGGGATGTGAAGCCTGAACTTCCAATTGAAGTGTCTCAAAAGAAAATTAGAGCTGCTGGTGGTCAAATGACTAGTATTAATAACTCAGCTGATGCCCAGCTTTCAGACAATGGTCAAAAGAGCTCTGCTTTGAACCATTCTGCATCCAAGGAGGTTGTCAGACCAACTATAATGAATATAGTTAAAGGTACAAACCGTAGGCTTTCCAAGGGACCTACTGGCACTAATTCGTCTGACAATGTGACTAGAAAGGATGAAAATATGGCTGGATTGAGGGTAAAAAAGATCATGAAGAGAGTTGCTGATGATGGAGAATCATCCTTGATAGTTCAAAATCTAAGGAAGGAAATTAGAGAAGCTGTCCGTAACAAATCCTCTATAAACTTTGAGGGAAATATTGATACAAAGCTTCTTGCAGCATTCAGGGTTGCTATAGCTGGACCCAAAACTGAACCTGTAAATAAGTTAACCCCTTCAGCTTTAAAGGCAAAGAAGTCGATGTTGCAGAAAGGAACGGTACGTGAGCATCTTACAAAGAAAATTTTTGGGACTtcaaatggaaaaagaaagcgtGCATGGGATAGGGACTGTGAAATTGAGTTTTGGAAATATCGGTGCATGAGGGCTACAAGGCCTgaaaaaattgaaactttaaaatcAGTTCTAGATCTACTAAGAAAAAATTCAGAGTCAACACAGGGTCCTGAATGTCAGGCCAAGGATACTATTCTTTCCAGGTTGTATCTAGCAGATACATCTGTTTTCCCACGGAAAGATGATGTCAAGCCCCTCTCTGTACTTAAAACTGATGCTAGCTCAGAGCAGACTAAACAAAATAACCCGTCAGGAACAGATATAAAAAATCTTTCATGCAATGCCAGAGTTTGTTCATCTGAAACAAAAGTAGATAAGAAGATTATACATGGTTCAGCTAGTGATAATTCGGCTTCTCGTAAGACATCAGTTTCTTCTTCAGCTGGTGCCAAAGTAAATGCAAAGGAATTAGGACTTAAATCAGATTCTACGAAGAGTGATAAAAAGAAATGGGCTTTAGAGTTTCTTGCTAAGAAAACAGCTGCTGATAGCAAAAGGACGGCAAATGGAAGTCAAGAAGACAATGCACTTTTTAAAGATAAATTTCCTTTGCTT GCCCAGCTACCGGCTGATATGAGACCAGTACTGGGACCTTCTTGTCACAATAAAATTCCAATATCAGTGAGGCAG ACACAGCTTTACCGCCTGACAGAGCGCTTGTTGAGGAACACAAATCTGCCAGTCATTCGCAGAACTGCAGATACAGAATTGGCTGTTGCAGATGCAATCAATATTGAAAAGGAGGTTGCTGACAGATCGAGCAGCAAGCTTGTGTATTTGAACCTCTGCTCACAAGAGCTCCGACATCGTGCAAATAACACAAAATCCGATGTAGCTGAAGATACAAATCCCCCGGAGTCACCTGCCAAGCTTCCTGATCAATTAGAACATAATGCTGATGATTGTTCAACCGACCCTGCTGTTGAAGCCTTGAAAAATGCTGGTCTATTGTCTGATTCACCGCCTAGCAGTCCACATGATAACAGAGAAATAGGTAATGAAAATGATACTTCAGGGCCTGATAATATACTTGAATTGGATTCTCATCCTGAGCTGGACATTTATGGTGATTTTGAGTATGATTTGGAAGATGAAGACTACATTGGGGTTTCAAAGGTCTTAAACCCAAAACCAGAGGAAAGTGACTCGAAAGTGAAACTTGTTTTCTCCACCATGAACTCGAAGTCAGATACAGCTGTGGATGACACAGACTGTAAAGGGTCCCTTAACAGTGAAGTACTACGGGATGCCTCCGGCTCAACAACCTCTCACATCGAAACAGTCCCTAGGGACTCAGCAACTGATGCAGAGATTGGCAGGCCTTCTGCTTCGGTTTCTTCTGAGTTATGTGAGAGTGCTGTCGAGCCAGCTGATTCCGAATTTGAAGAATTATATGGCCCTGACAAAGAACCACTCATAAAAAAATTTCCAGATGCCGAACCAAGAACAACATGTGGAGAGGGCAAGAAAGAAACACCAAGTGAGGCCACTGACAAATCTAATGTATCTGAAACTGGTAAAAATTCCCcaggaaaagaagagaaatctGATGATATGAGTGCGAAGCAGTCTGAGTGTGACTCGATAAACCATGTAACAAAGAAG GTAGAAGCCTATATCAAGGAGCATATGAGGCCACTGTGCAAGAGTGGTGTGATCACAGCAGAACAATACAGGTGGGCAGTCGCAAAAACAACAGAGAAGGTTATGAAGTATCATTGCAAAGCAAAGAATGCTAATTTCCTCATAAAGGAAGGTGAGAAAGTAAAGAAGCTTGCAGAGCAGTATGCCGAAGCAGCCCAACAGAACAGAAAAAATTGA
- the LOC112790768 gene encoding uncharacterized protein At4g10930 isoform X2 codes for MEMELEAEAEADFMTNDMLTLPHDPFDPNHIHDDDNLAIEGERCGICMDIVIDRGVLDCCQHWFCFVCIDNWATITNLCPLCQNEFQLITCVPVYDTIGGNKVEDDSFSRDDEWSIEGKNNTLSFPSYYIDENAVTCLDGDGCKVRSGLETIEGDSDLDTSIACDSCDTWYHAFCVGFDTEGTSESTWLCPRCVVGEVSKGRDTDSMESTMVECNPEHINNQCQAEDSFSRKVCVSVADAGETAVVVSMVDGHKWVPSTSEKSLLPLELGREQLTASCILDSDTTNQQKAMEKKIMSPIVKEQELELCLSHNVSGSLSSKSLEHNDRKESAHGARSGPSNLDETKLADESHVKTSPSRNESDMGLHLGLSVGSFLSVDNVDKDGIKDHTTGVKHLSSDECSMEGDVIENDVKKDNTSVTAGKRKHVDHSNDGGHLKVDGDVKPELPIEVSQKKIRAAGGQMTSINNSADAQLSDNGQKSSALNHSASKEVVRPTIMNIVKGTNRRLSKGPTGTNSSDNVTRKDENMAGLRVKKIMKRVADDGESSLIVQNLRKEIREAVRNKSSINFEGNIDTKLLAAFRVAIAGPKTEPVNKLTPSALKAKKSMLQKGTVREHLTKKIFGTSNGKRKRAWDRDCEIEFWKYRCMRATRPEKIETLKSVLDLLRKNSESTQGPECQAKDTILSRLYLADTSVFPRKDDVKPLSVLKTDASSEQTKQNNPSGTDIKNLSCNARVCSSETKVDKKIIHGSASDNSASRKTSVSSSAGAKVNAKELGLKSDSTKSDKKKWALEFLAKKTAADSKRTANGSQEDNALFKDKFPLLTQLYRLTERLLRNTNLPVIRRTADTELAVADAINIEKEVADRSSSKLVYLNLCSQELRHRANNTKSDVAEDTNPPESPAKLPDQLEHNADDCSTDPAVEALKNAGLLSDSPPSSPHDNREIGNENDTSGPDNILELDSHPELDIYGDFEYDLEDEDYIGVSKVLNPKPEESDSKVKLVFSTMNSKSDTAVDDTDCKGSLNSEVLRDASGSTTSHIETVPRDSATDAEIGRPSASVSSELCESAVEPADSEFEELYGPDKEPLIKKFPDAEPRTTCGEGKKETPSEATDKSNVSETGKNSPGKEEKSDDMSAKQSECDSINHVTKKVEAYIKEHMRPLCKSGVITAEQYRWAVAKTTEKVMKYHCKAKNANFLIKEGEKVKKLAEQYAEAAQQNRKN; via the exons ATGGAAATGGAATTGGAAGCTGAAGCTGAAGCTGATTTTATGACGAATGACATGCTCACACTCCCACACGATCCCTTTGATCCCAACCACATCCATGATGAT GATAATTTGGCTATTGAAGGCGAAAGATGTGGAATATGCATGGATATCGTCATTGATAGGGGAGTTCTCGATTGCTGTCAGCATTG GTTCTGTTTTGTATGCATTGATAACTGGGCTACAATCACTAATCTCTGCCCACTTTGCCAGAACGAGTTTCAGTTGATCACTTGTGTACCA GTTTATGATACCATTGGAGGCAATAAAGTTGAAGATGACTCATTCTCCAG AGATGACGAATGGTCCATTGAAGGGAAGAACAATACATTATCGTTTCCCTCCTACTACATTGATGAAAAT GCAGTTACTTGTTTGGATGGTGATGGCTGCAAAGTTCGAAGTGGATTGGAAACTATTGAAGGAGATTCTGATCTTGATACATCAATTGCATGTGATTCATGTGATACATG GTACCATGCCTTCTGTGTGGGATTTGATACAGAAGGTACATCTGAAAGTACATGGTTATGTCCAAG ATGCGTGGTCGGTGAAGTTTCTAAAGGAAGAGACACTGATTCAATGGAGAGCACGATGGTAGAATGTAACCCAGAGCATATTAACAATCAATGTCAGGCTGAGGATTCCTTTTCAAGAAAAGTTTGTGTGTCTGTTGCTGATGCGGGAGAGACAGCTGTTGTTGTTTCAATGGTTGATGGACATAAATGGGTTCCATCAACAAGCGAGAAAAGCCTATTGCCTCTTGAACTTGGCAGGGAACAATTGACTGCATCATGTATATTAGATTCTGACACAACTAATCAGCAGAAAGCAATGGAGAAGAAGATTATGTCACCAATTGTGAAGGAACAAGAGCTGGAGTTGTGCTTATCACACAATGTATCTGGTAGCCTAAGTTCTAAATCCTTGGAGCATAATGATCGAAAGGAAAGTGCTCATGGAGCAAGGAGTGGACCAAGTAACCTTGATGAAACCAAGTTAGCTGATGAGTCCCATGTCAAAACTAGTCCTTCTAGAAATGAATCTGATATGGGTCTTCATCTTGGTTTATCAGTGGGCTCTTTCCTATCAG TTGATAATGTGGACAAGGATGGAATAAAAGATCACACAACTGGTGTCAAGCACCTGAGTTCAGATGAATGTTCTATGGAAG GAGATGTAATTGAAAATGATGTTAAGAAGGATAATACTAGTGTAACTGCTGGGAAGAGAAAGCATGTTGATCACAG CAATGATGGAGGTCATTTGAAAGTTGATGGGGATGTGAAGCCTGAACTTCCAATTGAAGTGTCTCAAAAGAAAATTAGAGCTGCTGGTGGTCAAATGACTAGTATTAATAACTCAGCTGATGCCCAGCTTTCAGACAATGGTCAAAAGAGCTCTGCTTTGAACCATTCTGCATCCAAGGAGGTTGTCAGACCAACTATAATGAATATAGTTAAAGGTACAAACCGTAGGCTTTCCAAGGGACCTACTGGCACTAATTCGTCTGACAATGTGACTAGAAAGGATGAAAATATGGCTGGATTGAGGGTAAAAAAGATCATGAAGAGAGTTGCTGATGATGGAGAATCATCCTTGATAGTTCAAAATCTAAGGAAGGAAATTAGAGAAGCTGTCCGTAACAAATCCTCTATAAACTTTGAGGGAAATATTGATACAAAGCTTCTTGCAGCATTCAGGGTTGCTATAGCTGGACCCAAAACTGAACCTGTAAATAAGTTAACCCCTTCAGCTTTAAAGGCAAAGAAGTCGATGTTGCAGAAAGGAACGGTACGTGAGCATCTTACAAAGAAAATTTTTGGGACTtcaaatggaaaaagaaagcgtGCATGGGATAGGGACTGTGAAATTGAGTTTTGGAAATATCGGTGCATGAGGGCTACAAGGCCTgaaaaaattgaaactttaaaatcAGTTCTAGATCTACTAAGAAAAAATTCAGAGTCAACACAGGGTCCTGAATGTCAGGCCAAGGATACTATTCTTTCCAGGTTGTATCTAGCAGATACATCTGTTTTCCCACGGAAAGATGATGTCAAGCCCCTCTCTGTACTTAAAACTGATGCTAGCTCAGAGCAGACTAAACAAAATAACCCGTCAGGAACAGATATAAAAAATCTTTCATGCAATGCCAGAGTTTGTTCATCTGAAACAAAAGTAGATAAGAAGATTATACATGGTTCAGCTAGTGATAATTCGGCTTCTCGTAAGACATCAGTTTCTTCTTCAGCTGGTGCCAAAGTAAATGCAAAGGAATTAGGACTTAAATCAGATTCTACGAAGAGTGATAAAAAGAAATGGGCTTTAGAGTTTCTTGCTAAGAAAACAGCTGCTGATAGCAAAAGGACGGCAAATGGAAGTCAAGAAGACAATGCACTTTTTAAAGATAAATTTCCTTTGCTT ACACAGCTTTACCGCCTGACAGAGCGCTTGTTGAGGAACACAAATCTGCCAGTCATTCGCAGAACTGCAGATACAGAATTGGCTGTTGCAGATGCAATCAATATTGAAAAGGAGGTTGCTGACAGATCGAGCAGCAAGCTTGTGTATTTGAACCTCTGCTCACAAGAGCTCCGACATCGTGCAAATAACACAAAATCCGATGTAGCTGAAGATACAAATCCCCCGGAGTCACCTGCCAAGCTTCCTGATCAATTAGAACATAATGCTGATGATTGTTCAACCGACCCTGCTGTTGAAGCCTTGAAAAATGCTGGTCTATTGTCTGATTCACCGCCTAGCAGTCCACATGATAACAGAGAAATAGGTAATGAAAATGATACTTCAGGGCCTGATAATATACTTGAATTGGATTCTCATCCTGAGCTGGACATTTATGGTGATTTTGAGTATGATTTGGAAGATGAAGACTACATTGGGGTTTCAAAGGTCTTAAACCCAAAACCAGAGGAAAGTGACTCGAAAGTGAAACTTGTTTTCTCCACCATGAACTCGAAGTCAGATACAGCTGTGGATGACACAGACTGTAAAGGGTCCCTTAACAGTGAAGTACTACGGGATGCCTCCGGCTCAACAACCTCTCACATCGAAACAGTCCCTAGGGACTCAGCAACTGATGCAGAGATTGGCAGGCCTTCTGCTTCGGTTTCTTCTGAGTTATGTGAGAGTGCTGTCGAGCCAGCTGATTCCGAATTTGAAGAATTATATGGCCCTGACAAAGAACCACTCATAAAAAAATTTCCAGATGCCGAACCAAGAACAACATGTGGAGAGGGCAAGAAAGAAACACCAAGTGAGGCCACTGACAAATCTAATGTATCTGAAACTGGTAAAAATTCCCcaggaaaagaagagaaatctGATGATATGAGTGCGAAGCAGTCTGAGTGTGACTCGATAAACCATGTAACAAAGAAG GTAGAAGCCTATATCAAGGAGCATATGAGGCCACTGTGCAAGAGTGGTGTGATCACAGCAGAACAATACAGGTGGGCAGTCGCAAAAACAACAGAGAAGGTTATGAAGTATCATTGCAAAGCAAAGAATGCTAATTTCCTCATAAAGGAAGGTGAGAAAGTAAAGAAGCTTGCAGAGCAGTATGCCGAAGCAGCCCAACAGAACAGAAAAAATTGA